tgagccttggggtttgctccctttcaaggtctcaagttcgaaacccactgggtgcaaacaatttctgagggccatcggactgggtaaaacctgaattaaccgtgATGCACTTGTGGGAAACTTATTGCCGAGGGCCTGTCCACCCCCGGGATTAGTCGGGGCTCAAAGAGACTCGGACACCCGGtgcaaaatcaaaaaaaaaattgcaaaaagTTAGTAGTTATTAACCCATAACTTTAAACATACAATGGGTTCAATGCTAAGTACCTTAAAGATTGAACCCATATAATTTAAATCCTAATCCTGAATCTGCCTGATAGTTGCTGCCACATGTTCAGCGAACTCACAACCAGACTTGATGGGGCTCTGTTTGTTTCTGTATTTGAACTTTAACCATATTCTACCAGCATGACACTTTGCTTCTGTTTTTTTGTTTCTGCAACTGAAATATCTTCCATGTCATGTTCGGTTTCTTCCTTGCAAGCTCATGCAGTTTTCTGTTAGTTAAAGATTAGAAGTTGGATGCAGGGGCAAGATTATATATTCGTTAGAGCCTTTGTCCCTTTCGTAGCAAGTTTACTTCTGAAAGCTTGGAAGGAGTCGGACGATGATTCAGACATAGAGGTTATCTTAGGCGGTGTTGCGGCACTGAATGATGAGATATCATGGTTCAAGAGAGAAGCATCTAAATGGAATGTTTCACTGTCCAATATTGTTCCTCAAAAGGCCAACCTAGAATATTGCAGGTTTAAAGTGCACTATTATAAATACAAGATATTTACGCATTTTTTGTAATTAGGCCAATCTCATTTTCGTGGTTCTTAGTTGTCCCAATACTATAATCTCTATGCCTTTGTTATGTTTTTGTGTTCAACATGATATAGGTTGTCTTATTTCTATCTATTATAGTCATCCTTTTTCTTAGAAAGCTGTTGAGAATTTAACAATTCTGATTTGAAAATATCTGAAGATGCATTCTAGCCCCGATTGGTTTATATTAAAGATTTTTATGTAGTTTGGCTAACTAGTCAAATTGATAGATTTTTTAGGATCCCCTCAACTTGTATTCAAGCTCCTAGTTTTGCTTCTCTGATAAAGTTAATTGATATCGTATGCAGTTGCTTTTGCTGTTAATATGGGAACAATAAGCAAACTTTAAAGGGTTCAAGCATTAGAATCAGTCTGTAATGTGTTTTATTTATAACAAAGATAGGATATGAAATACGGATCATGTTTTACTTGTGACTAAGCAATCCCCTTACCTTCTCCTTCTTAGTAAGCCAAACCAATATCAAAGACATGTTTTGTCGTTCCATTCCCCTTATATACAGTGTTTAATCAAGTCCTTCATGTGAATTTTCTTTTGATTGCTTGTGTTCTTTTTATCCTAGATTTTTGGAAAGCTTAATGAGCGATGATGTAGAATATACTATTGCCGTTACAGCTTTTTGGGCAATTGAAGCTGTCTACCAAGAAAGTTATGCGCATTGTTTAGCAGATGGCTCTAAAACTTCAGAAGAACTAAAAGAGACTTGTCAAAGATGGGGCAATGATGATTTTGGTCGGTATTGTGGTTCTCTTCAAGATATAGCTAATCGTCGTCTTGAGAAGTCACCAGAAGATATTATCTCAAAAGCTGAGGCAATTGTTATACGTGTACTGGAGTATGAAGTTGAGTTTTGGAGCATGAGTCGCGGGGAAAACTGAGTGCCTCTTGACTGACCGTCATTTATGAGTCGCGAGAAAAACTGAGTTCATGTGGTTTAGAAGTCTATTCCATCTATAAACTAGGACGATATGTTGTACTCTACATAGAAACATGACATTGTCTTATAGCAAACAATTGTACTTTGGCATGTTTTTGGCCTCACTAGATCACTCTTGGAAATGTGTCTTTCATGCATTTATGTAAATTTTATTGGGTGAAAGAAGCAATCGCTCTATAAAAATATAGAGTTCTTGATGTTAAACTCAGGAAAGTGATTGGTGTCCCTAGGTGAATTTTGCATCATTTTGTTATGGGAAAAGGTCTGAAACTGCCCTTGTGGTTTGCGAAATGGTTTTCTTTTGCCATCCGTTGGGCTCAATCGGACCCTTGCCATAAGTAATATGAGCTAATATTGCCCCTTTTCACTAAGCTTAATTTATGCTTATTGAAAACAATTCAGTTCCAAAAAGTTGCATTTGTACCTACAATGCAAAACAGGTTGAAAACCATGAACTAGAAGAAAATGATTGAAACAAAGAAATCATGACTGAAACATTCAAGCAAAACCTACTTCAGTTTCAATAGATCAACCACACACAGCCAGTACCAAAGCAAAATATGCTGAAAAATTCATGAAAATTCTCAATcagaaaataaaaaatcaaaaggaTGGAAGAACTGAACAAGTGTCAAAGCTAAAATTAAAACAGACACAATAAAGAAAACAACTACTACCAGATTAAGTAAAATAGTAAAGAGGGTGCTCAATTTTCTACAACTAATAAACAAATTATTAATTGAAGTAGTACTAATAGATGTTATTTTCTTTCCAGCAATAAAGCAATACCACAATAATAATAGTGTCAAATGGGTGTTTGGTAACTATAAATAGGTAAATGCTAAGCTATGGTAATGTGGGATAATGGGGGAGGAACATGGTCGTCTCAATAAAATTAATAACCTAAAGTCAAACTTTAATAAGAGACCTAAacttttttaatatatatttatatataattaaaagTTTAAGGCCTCTTATTAATATTTGGCTTTAGTATAGTGCTTCCTTTTGTTTTGTACTTTGTTGTTTATAATGTAGTATGCTTACAAGATATAAAGCCTTTAAGATCATTACTTATACTCGCAATGTTTAATTCAAGTGAATAAGATGTTAGCCATTGTTTGCAATATATTACCTTAGATCTAGTTGTAGAAAATTTTATTTACtattataaagatttgaatagGTTTATTCAaaagttctaaaatatttttattattgaaaagTAGCCACTCTATTCTTTATTTTTATAAAGATTTTGtacctttttcttttgttctacAAATATTAATATTGTCCAAGCAAAACTAAATTCTTTCTTAAACGAATTTAGTTTGATTGAGCCCAACGTTAAACGAATGACAAAAATAAGCTATTTCATGAACCCTTATGTCAATTCGTACGCACTTACTGTTGGGTTTTTAGTTCAAAGTTGAGGTGAATGGGAAATTGaggaaaaaatgaaaatttgatttTTCCTCTTTTACAAAGGAACATTGTCTCGTATTGGAGAAGGAAAACTCATTTGTTGGGTATATATATAGTTGCACTTtttctaactcttaaagagttgaaAAGAAGGTAAGTCTTGTGTTGTCATCGGTCGACTTCGGTCAATCGTTTTCGTAATGCTAATTTGAATTTGtacctttttcttttgttctacTAATATTAATATTGTCCAAGCAAAAGTAAATTCTTTCTTAAACGAATTTAGTTTGATTGAACCATAACTATAATTTTGGACCTTCTCGCTTTAGTCGTTACAGTGGGGTGCTTTCTTTCTTgaaaaaatgacactgtataaccgttgtaaaaataatagtcgaaaaaatgtataaaatttgtatattttttgtacatATATGTTCAGTTGCTGAAAGATATAGATCAGACTTTtatacattctgtatgttatatacaaaatttatacaaattttataaatttttttggctaccagatgtaaatagtttctggcgtaGACTAAAAGTGATAGTACCCctactttctttctttcttttttgttaaTAATAATAGTTTTATGTCAATTTGTACGCACTTACAAATTCTGCACACAATGCTTAGATAAATGAGATGAAATCTCTAGCATGCTTTGTCTTTGCTGGTATTTGAAGTCATAGTGGAGCTTCTTAGAAGAAAAGCTGCAGCCCGTTAATCTGATTTGAATTAAGCAAACTGCTGTTAGTTAA
This sequence is a window from Nicotiana tomentosiformis chromosome 5, ASM39032v3, whole genome shotgun sequence. Protein-coding genes within it:
- the LOC104089009 gene encoding probable bifunctional TENA-E protein, yielding MEGAKKDIPMIKKWLNQHHQLYTAATRHPFTLSIRDGSVQLSAFKRWLGQDYIFVRAFVPFVASLLLKAWKESDDDSDIEVILGGVAALNDEISWFKREASKWNVSLSNIVPQKANLEYCRFLESLMSDDVEYTIAVTAFWAIEAVYQESYAHCLADGSKTSEELKETCQRWGNDDFGRYCGSLQDIANRRLEKSPEDIISKAEAIVIRVLEYEVEFWSMSRGEN